A stretch of DNA from Vanrija pseudolonga chromosome 6, complete sequence:
acgaACCAACGCAGTCTGGTGCGAGGACAGCCGcctgcacacacacacactgcacGCACACACCGTTACAACTTTGATCATCTCGCGCCTGTCTTtaacaaccaccaccacctcttGCCCCTGCCTTTGATCCGCGCGACTGCTGGTGAGCTACTTGGTGAGACAAGCAAGCGTCGTgacaccgcgcgcgcgagacTCAAaagtgccgccgccgccgcctcctcgtcttcctccttgacgccgccgaaACTCGCGACGACAACCTCCTTCGCACCTCCCACTACTCCATCACCCACCTTGTGACCCCCATCGTGCTTGCCAGCCGTCTCTTGTAACCCCCCACTTCCCCCTTCTCCCTCCCTCAGCGatggcgccgtcgacaaagCGCacccgcgcgagcgcagACGCCGAAGACGCCCCAACACCCATCACtccgacctcgacccccCCACAGGTGCGcactgcccccgccgccgtccccaccgccgctggcccccctcctcctcgaccaccgcgccgccgacccctCCCGGCTGCACTGGCACCACCGACCCcgaccacgccggcgagccTGTCACCCGCAAATTCGGCACCCCCCTCGCGtcccagctcggccacgcCAAGCCGCACCTCGACCCCGTCACGCGCTGCCCCACCAGCAGCATCAACCACGCCTCTACGATCGCGTcccccgtcgacgcgcgcgcgcctcgccctcgcgccgacACCAGAGGGAACGCCCACCCGCGCACCCCTCACACGGTCCGCGTCGCTGTTTTCTCCCGCCGGTCGCGGCGCTAACACCCCTGACGCGAATGTGGCCGGGTtcgtggcggccgccgccgcacctagcggccagcgcggcggcagtgcCGTGTTAACGCGTGCGGCGAGCATGAGCGCCGTCCCCAGCGCGTCGGGACTGAAGGATGCTGTCGGTGCTGGCGGAGGCGGTGTGCCACCCGTCAAGGGAGGATCCGACGACATCGGCATTGGCGGACCCAGCCGCCGTTGGGggaagggcaaggagaaTGTCCCACCCCCAAAGGACGAGAATGCGTGCGCCGAGGGTTCGCGCAAGCGTCTTCGTGTGAGCAGGAGGgagagcagctcgacgccgggacggacgcgctcggcgtccgtcGCCAGTGTGCGTAGCGAGACAGCCAGTGAGTTGAAGTCCGAGATGAGCCTACTCACACACCAGGCAtcgcgtcggtcggcccttcgtccagctcgtcccgTCCAAGCTcctgggcggcgcgcacgccttCGTGCCTGCCTTCGCCttccccctcgccctcgacggccacTTCCATGTCGTTTGACTGCTTCGAATCGCCCCAgaccgactcgctcgacatTATCGAGGTGCTCGATGACGCCGGGGtcatggacgtcgacgatGACTCGGACACTGATGTTGAGCTCGAGACGATACCGaccaagaagggcaaggcgacCAGcaagcgcgtcctcgccgcacGAGCCCGCGCCGGTATCCGCCCCCAGACGACTACGGGCGTAGTCACGACGCCTCCAGAGGGCTCTCCGGTTAACACGGAACTCGCCAATGCCATCGAGATGATCAACGTGAGGGGCAAGGGTACGAGCCGCCGCACGACCATCAGCCCTGTTCGTGAGCTACGCTCAGAGGAGGCAACGACCGAGTCCGACGACTCGTCGGCCCCCCGCACCTTCTCCAACGCGTACCGTGCTCTCAAGGCTTCCCTCCGCCTCTCGTCCACCCAAGCGGCACCCCAGCACTCGGCTACGTCGGTCATTGTCGgtcgcgaggacgagaaggccaTCCTCCACTCGTACCTCTCCCTCGTCTCGTctgccgacgtcggcatGTACATCTCTGGCCCTCCCGGCACTGGCAAGACGGCGCTCACGACAGCGCTTGGTCGTGAGCTTGCACTCAACGGCTGGCgcgttgtcgaggtcggcgtgatgggcctccgcgccgccgacgtgtgGTCGCGTCTTGGCGAGGACCTCGGCTGCGGCAAGAGCGAGGCGGATGTCACTGCCCACCTCAAGGCCATCAAGCAGAACGTTTTCATCattctcgacgagctcgactcgctccttcctcctccaggGATGCTCTCGGCCGCCACATCGCACACCCTCTCGCGCTTGTTCGCTCTCCCCCTCCTGTCCTCGTCCGGCCGCATGgtcaagctcgtcggcatcagCAACACGCTGGACTTGACTGTCCGTGCCAACCTGGTGCTACCCGAGGGTGCCCGCCCCCAGGTTCTCCCCTTCAAGGCGTACGGCGCATTGGAGATGACCAACATTGTGGCGGCCAGGCTGGCGTCGGCTACCAACGGTCTCGATGCCGCGCAGGTGGACACCAACGCTGCCCAGCTGCTTTGCCGCAAGGTCGAGGCTCAGAACGGTGACCTGCGCATGTGTTTGAGTG
This window harbors:
- the cdc18 gene encoding Cell division control protein 18 — translated: MSAVPSASGLKDAVGAGGGGVPPVKGGSDDIGIGGPSRRWGKGKENVPPPKDENACAEGSRKRLRVSRRESSSTPGRTRSASVASVRSETASIASVGPSSSSSRPSSWAARTPSCLPSPSPSPSTATSMSFDCFESPQTDSLDIIEVLDDAGVMDVDDDSDTDVELETIPTKKGKATSKRVLAARARAGIRPQTTTGVVTTPPEGSPVNTELANAIEMINVRGKGTSRRTTISPVRELRSEEATTESDDSSAPRTFSNAYRALKASLRLSSTQAAPQHSATSVIVGREDEKAILHSYLSLVSSADVGMYISGPPGTGKTALTTALGRELALNGWRVVEVGVMGLRAADVWSRLGEDLGCGKSEADVTAHLKAIKQNVFIILDELDSLLPPPGMLSAATSHTLSRLFALPLLSSSGRMVKLVGISNTLDLTVRANLVLPEGARPQVLPFKAYGALEMTNIVAARLASATNGLDAAQVDTNAAQLLCRKVEAQNGDLRMCLSVLSDAVSLAEAEWIKKNAGSETPRPLVKVSMPHVLKAFQSHTNKLRAAAGSSSTASASPTTNKIRSVPLQGRMVLVSLLVFILRTRTGLAPCPTGTASDALTASTLYATYAHLLSHDASPFPPSSESDYRDLVSNLETLGLVSLSQDGRRARSLASGPSPRIELRVREAEVKGGLGLGVKGGVGLAEEEVQRVWAREEARVSRVKARSEAIIERAAQGIAVAE